The proteins below come from a single Pseudanabaena sp. BC1403 genomic window:
- a CDS encoding Eco57I restriction-modification methylase domain-containing protein, translating into MGMISGLYSTVLQLTSSASILPTTDRARILNDFAHNFGWTPSDILEIPSTNEFANAHLIIEHGLENQAVITFLQRRYSELSYEERKRLLNISYNNLVDWHIQIESDQISYIFNRCDPEKIVETRRISHDDLDNLRSKAFEQISGKRQNPNLPALDDALIDTISFWKRNLYSEMGNSISNRELSALFNAIIFTRAVEDNFRRLHPFRAEEFSNSQALFENVIQSRGEQLTIRKAIFRTLKYFYQKEIPAYLIDESLLSAFDSLDGQTLEVLVRDFYRIKYAKPYKYDFSLISKHALSRIYERYTSLLRFTENDVDQLSFFPPLPEEIPNKAHGSVYTPQFIAGFFARYLREQMPPMEFKRLRTLEPAIGSGIFLRTLLEIQCDPTQGGITTEFIETAFSNVTGLDIDPNACHSALLSLSLLHLVLTDKLPSNLEIKVEEAIKYTQDHPELKNSFGAVIANPPFVSLGDQNEATRARVADFMGTASQGKVDLSLAFLKIAIESLKPGGYGLFVLPHKFLLSKSDSGIRNLISQTAWIRCLVDLSAVQVFGDVNTYVILLIFQKRYSFDQAQAPIATIAQCQELLGKALQDIVEGRQSETKFYNIFNVTQDVFESDEWIIQTPKTASIERKLKLLPTIGKFMNIRVGVQTGSNKVFIVPRRQVPKGEDSIFIPFLSDREMESYTTPKQTESYLFYPYAEGEKLNEDDLKLRYPKTWEYLLQHKVKLETRTAVRNNQILWWELERSRFEYLQQAKIVSPHLAIMPRFSIDSEGKFAVVRSPVIFPKERNVESELLRYFAAVLNSSVCYRYISEHSHKYGSGYSMLEPKSLLKTPVPDPTKVHSSTMHNLLLLVDKRLLASGSEIIDIETEIDHIVADLYGFSEEELAIYGTSR; encoded by the coding sequence ATGGGAATGATTTCTGGGTTGTACAGCACGGTTTTGCAACTTACATCATCGGCATCAATACTGCCGACTACTGATCGTGCAAGAATTTTGAACGATTTTGCTCACAATTTTGGGTGGACTCCAAGTGATATTTTAGAAATCCCCTCAACGAATGAATTTGCAAATGCTCATTTAATAATCGAACATGGTCTGGAAAATCAAGCTGTTATAACTTTTCTTCAAAGAAGATATTCGGAGCTTAGTTATGAAGAGAGAAAACGTTTACTCAACATATCCTATAACAATTTAGTTGATTGGCATATTCAGATCGAGTCTGACCAAATTTCGTATATTTTTAACCGTTGCGATCCAGAGAAAATTGTAGAAACTCGTCGTATTTCTCATGATGATTTAGATAATTTGAGAAGTAAAGCATTTGAGCAAATTTCAGGAAAGAGACAAAACCCGAATCTTCCTGCTCTAGATGATGCCCTAATCGATACAATTTCATTTTGGAAGCGCAATTTATATTCTGAGATGGGAAACTCAATCTCTAATAGAGAGTTGTCTGCTCTGTTTAATGCAATTATATTTACTAGAGCGGTTGAAGATAATTTTCGTCGTCTTCACCCATTTAGGGCTGAGGAGTTTTCAAATTCGCAAGCTTTGTTTGAGAACGTTATTCAATCTAGAGGTGAACAATTAACAATTCGCAAAGCAATTTTTAGAACTCTCAAATATTTTTATCAAAAAGAAATACCAGCATATCTAATAGATGAATCTTTACTTAGTGCTTTTGATAGTTTAGATGGACAAACCCTAGAAGTCCTTGTAAGAGATTTTTATAGAATCAAATACGCAAAGCCATATAAATATGACTTCTCTCTCATATCCAAACATGCTCTGAGTCGTATTTATGAAAGATATACTAGTCTTTTAAGATTTACAGAAAATGATGTCGATCAGCTTAGTTTCTTTCCACCTTTACCAGAAGAAATACCAAACAAAGCTCATGGTAGTGTTTATACGCCTCAATTTATAGCAGGTTTTTTTGCAAGATATCTACGTGAGCAAATGCCACCGATGGAGTTTAAGAGGTTGCGTACATTGGAACCTGCTATCGGTTCTGGTATTTTTTTGAGAACACTTTTGGAGATTCAATGTGATCCTACCCAAGGTGGCATAACAACTGAATTTATCGAAACAGCATTTAGCAATGTAACTGGTCTAGATATTGATCCTAATGCATGTCATTCAGCTCTCTTATCACTTTCTTTGCTCCATTTAGTTCTTACAGATAAATTACCATCTAATCTTGAAATAAAAGTGGAGGAAGCTATTAAGTATACTCAAGACCATCCAGAATTAAAAAATAGTTTTGGTGCTGTTATTGCTAATCCACCATTTGTATCATTGGGAGATCAAAATGAAGCAACAAGAGCGAGAGTTGCTGATTTTATGGGAACTGCTTCTCAGGGAAAAGTAGATTTATCTTTAGCTTTCTTAAAGATAGCGATAGAATCCTTGAAACCTGGTGGATATGGTCTATTTGTTTTACCCCATAAATTCCTTTTGTCAAAAAGTGATTCTGGAATTCGCAACCTTATTTCTCAAACAGCTTGGATTCGTTGTTTAGTAGATCTTTCCGCTGTTCAAGTTTTCGGGGATGTCAATACTTATGTTATTCTTCTGATTTTCCAGAAACGCTATAGTTTTGATCAAGCTCAAGCACCTATTGCTACTATTGCTCAATGTCAAGAATTATTGGGGAAAGCGTTACAAGATATAGTCGAAGGTCGTCAGTCAGAAACCAAATTTTACAATATTTTTAATGTGACTCAAGATGTTTTTGAATCTGATGAATGGATAATACAGACTCCTAAAACTGCTAGTATCGAACGCAAATTAAAATTACTCCCAACTATTGGTAAGTTTATGAATATTCGAGTAGGCGTTCAAACTGGTAGTAACAAGGTATTTATAGTTCCAAGAAGGCAAGTACCAAAAGGAGAAGATAGTATTTTTATTCCATTCCTTTCAGATCGTGAAATGGAATCTTATACTACTCCTAAACAGACAGAAAGTTATTTGTTTTATCCATATGCTGAAGGTGAAAAGCTTAATGAAGATGATCTTAAACTAAGATATCCAAAAACATGGGAGTACTTATTACAACATAAAGTAAAGTTAGAGACTCGTACCGCAGTGCGAAACAATCAAATTCTTTGGTGGGAATTAGAAAGATCTCGATTTGAATATTTACAGCAAGCAAAAATTGTTAGTCCACACTTAGCGATTATGCCTAGATTCTCAATTGATAGTGAGGGTAAATTTGCTGTTGTTCGTTCTCCAGTGATTTTTCCTAAGGAGCGCAATGTTGAAAGTGAGCTACTGCGCTACTTTGCTGCTGTCTTAAATTCGAGTGTTTGCTATCGTTACATATCCGAACATTCTCATAAATATGGCAGTGGGTATTCTATGTTAGAACCTAAAAGCTTGCTTAAGACTCCTGTTCCAGATCCAACAAAAGTACATTCCTCTACCATGCACAACTTGCTACTTCTCGTTGATAAACGTCTCCTTGCTTCAGGCTCTGAAATTATAGATATCGAGACCGAAATTGACCATATTGTAGCCGATTTATACGGATTTAGTGAGGAAGAACTGGCTATATATGGCACATCAAGATAA
- a CDS encoding IS1634 family transposase, with protein MPQIDVQDIDHLGIIAGIVDEIGIVEIIDRELGSHPQEKVSAGQVVKAMILNCMGFLTAPLYLFSDFFLGKATEHLIGAGVKAEYLNDSRLGRVMDQLYAYGITLIFVKIATEMCKRFGVSVKNTHLDGTSMSVHGKYQTTETGEENLVEDDSAEPVAIAITQGYSRDHRPDLKQFTWHLLTSEEEGIPIFMNIADGNKTDQSAFPEVIKAFQAEWEGEQPDLYVMDAAFYSEANLREFGHSINWISRVPATIKAAQELIQTILPEQFSEQKDHKGYRFCVVCSTYAGIKQQWIVVESQQRMESDLKTLSKQIEKALKEKDKGLKSLMNKSFACEADALSAITDFEKTLNYHSLDEPKILAQPHYSQRGRPNTEATHHSFHIQSTLVENPVIIAVHRQQVGRFILATNSLDSEKWTECEILREYKGQQPTERGFRFLKDPLFFASSVFLKNTKRIMALAMIMTLALMVYSLGQRQLRRALENANATLPDQKGKPSPRPTLRWILQCFLSVHLVFLDHLKYQIKLNDRQNLILQFLGASSRKYYFLS; from the coding sequence ATGCCTCAGATAGACGTACAAGACATAGACCATCTAGGTATAATTGCTGGGATAGTAGATGAAATCGGGATAGTAGAAATCATAGATCGGGAGCTAGGAAGCCATCCGCAAGAGAAAGTAAGTGCGGGGCAAGTGGTGAAAGCGATGATATTGAACTGCATGGGTTTCTTGACGGCCCCTTTGTATTTATTCAGTGACTTTTTTTTAGGAAAAGCGACAGAACATCTAATCGGAGCAGGAGTAAAAGCAGAATATTTGAACGATAGTCGCTTGGGGAGAGTGATGGATCAACTATACGCATATGGCATCACGCTAATATTTGTGAAGATAGCGACAGAGATGTGTAAACGATTTGGAGTAAGCGTCAAGAATACGCATCTTGATGGCACAAGTATGTCAGTGCATGGGAAGTATCAAACAACGGAAACAGGAGAAGAAAATTTAGTCGAAGATGACTCAGCCGAGCCAGTAGCGATCGCAATTACGCAAGGATACTCACGAGACCATCGCCCAGACTTGAAACAATTTACATGGCATTTACTGACTAGTGAAGAAGAAGGAATCCCCATATTCATGAATATTGCAGATGGGAACAAAACAGACCAGAGCGCTTTTCCAGAGGTAATCAAAGCATTTCAGGCAGAATGGGAAGGAGAACAACCAGACTTGTACGTAATGGATGCAGCCTTCTATAGTGAAGCAAATCTGAGGGAATTTGGTCATAGCATCAATTGGATTAGCCGAGTACCAGCAACGATAAAAGCCGCACAGGAATTAATCCAAACTATATTGCCTGAACAATTCAGTGAGCAGAAAGACCACAAAGGTTATCGTTTTTGCGTAGTCTGTAGTACTTATGCGGGTATCAAACAGCAATGGATTGTTGTCGAAAGCCAACAACGCATGGAATCCGACCTCAAAACTTTATCGAAGCAGATAGAGAAAGCCTTAAAAGAGAAAGATAAAGGTCTAAAGAGCTTAATGAATAAAAGTTTTGCCTGTGAAGCTGATGCCCTCAGTGCGATCACGGACTTTGAGAAAACGCTGAATTACCACAGTCTTGATGAACCTAAAATCCTTGCTCAACCGCATTATTCGCAAAGAGGTCGTCCCAATACTGAAGCAACTCATCATTCCTTTCACATTCAGTCAACTTTAGTCGAGAACCCTGTAATCATTGCTGTTCATCGTCAACAGGTTGGGCGCTTTATTCTTGCCACCAATTCGCTGGATTCTGAAAAATGGACTGAATGCGAAATCTTACGGGAATATAAGGGACAGCAACCTACGGAACGGGGATTTCGCTTTCTCAAAGACCCTCTATTCTTTGCTTCCAGCGTTTTTCTCAAAAATACGAAACGGATCATGGCTTTGGCGATGATCATGACTCTTGCTCTCATGGTCTATAGTTTGGGGCAAAGACAACTCAGACGGGCTTTAGAGAACGCCAATGCGACTCTTCCTGATCAAAAAGGTAAGCCCTCCCCTCGCCCTACTTTACGTTGGATACTTCAGTGCTTTCTCTCTGTCCATTTGGTCTTTCTTGACCATCTTAAATATCAGATTAAGCTTAATGATAGACAAAATCTAATTTTGCAGTTTCTCGGAGCCTCTTCTCGTAAATATTATTTTTTGTCTTAA
- a CDS encoding KGK domain-containing protein: MSEFRTLLPDSVIARDPLMPLTYGSLYKVKDYIDLAYQQLMLSEEITKQTWVIDGADCEVLMVGSTWKKGKVRIKIAVEFCEDVDPATDELNILRSQI, translated from the coding sequence ATGTCTGAATTTCGCACGCTGCTCCCTGATAGTGTTATTGCTAGAGATCCTCTGATGCCTTTAACTTATGGCAGTTTATATAAGGTTAAAGACTATATTGATCTAGCTTACCAACAGCTAATGTTGAGCGAAGAAATAACAAAGCAAACTTGGGTAATTGATGGGGCTGACTGTGAAGTACTGATGGTTGGCTCGACTTGGAAGAAAGGCAAAGTTAGAATTAAGATTGCAGTTGAATTTTGCGAGGACGTAGATCCTGCAACTGATGAGCTAAATATTCTGAGAAGCCAGATATAA
- a CDS encoding helix-turn-helix domain-containing protein: protein MTLEEREKLAELIKQKRGSMSKSAFARMLGVSHTAVTGWENCLSEPDHQNLVAIAKVLGMSLDNLHDCLKGDKASASEFDSLVGKIKSMRMSLNQIAVIDHVVSEKLLAIAESTGR, encoded by the coding sequence ATGACACTTGAAGAGCGTGAAAAACTAGCAGAGTTAATAAAGCAAAAACGAGGCTCAATGAGTAAATCTGCTTTTGCTAGGATGCTTGGTGTAAGTCATACTGCGGTAACTGGTTGGGAAAATTGCCTCTCAGAGCCTGATCATCAAAACTTAGTAGCAATTGCCAAAGTTTTGGGCATGAGTCTAGATAATTTGCACGACTGCCTTAAGGGTGATAAAGCTTCAGCTTCAGAGTTTGACAGTCTTGTAGGGAAAATTAAATCAATGCGTATGAGCTTGAATCAAATTGCCGTCATAGATCATGTTGTGTCTGAAAAGTTGTTAGCTATCGCGGAGAGTACAGGGAGATAG
- a CDS encoding HNH endonuclease — translation MPMNRKLYPPDWDAIALQIKEAANWQCQECGKPCRKPKVDWIDFVEWLVKEGNLNWYNETCDYIACDESGEWGYKERPHRFTLTVAHLNHQPEDCSPENLKALCFPCHARYDTSQMQLKKRLKAERLGQMSLL, via the coding sequence ATGCCAATGAACCGCAAACTTTATCCACCTGACTGGGATGCGATCGCACTTCAAATCAAAGAGGCAGCTAACTGGCAATGTCAAGAATGTGGAAAGCCTTGCCGAAAGCCAAAAGTTGATTGGATTGACTTTGTGGAATGGCTAGTAAAAGAAGGGAATCTCAATTGGTATAACGAGACTTGTGACTATATTGCGTGTGATGAATCTGGGGAATGGGGATACAAAGAACGCCCACACAGATTTACTCTCACCGTCGCACATCTTAACCATCAGCCTGAAGATTGCAGTCCCGAAAACTTAAAAGCTCTCTGTTTCCCGTGTCATGCCAGATACGACACCTCACAAATGCAACTCAAAAAACGGCTCAAAGCCGAGCGTCTAGGTCAAATGTCACTGCTTTAA